One segment of Pelodiscus sinensis isolate JC-2024 unplaced genomic scaffold, ASM4963464v1 ctg50, whole genome shotgun sequence DNA contains the following:
- the LOC142825317 gene encoding NTPase KAP family P-loop domain-containing protein 1-like, which yields MRSVRLIFVFYLIPVAGFQTKEDIYCLALAKALYTVPTPVTAGFYAPWGHCKNLLLHKIKENMENESKKKDQEEFQRTQKMQRDNTGRDLLKLLLLMIFYRPVLTEQQKWRRNVKHVFIHFSAWEYAGCDQLWAGLITTLCDGIESHFGLLPMSIYRTIDRKLHGG from the exons atgcgctcggtgaggctaatcttcgtgttttacctcattcctgttgcagggttccagaccaaggaggatatctactgcctcgctttagcgaaggccctgtacactgtgcccacgccagtgactgctgggttttatgcaccatggggacattgcaaaaacctgctcttacacaaaatcaagg agaacatggaaaacgaatcgaagaagaaagaccaggaggaatttcagcggacgcagaagatgcagcgtgacaacactggccgggatctactcaagctcctgttactcatgatcttctaccggccggtcctgacggagcagcagaagtggagaaggaacgtgaaacacgtcttcatccatttcagcgcctgggagtacgcgggctgcgaccagctctgggcaggcctcattaccacactgtgcgacggcatcgaaagccactttggtctcctacccatgagcatttacaggaccatagacaggaaat tgcatggaGGAtaa